One genomic region from Natrinema caseinilyticum encodes:
- a CDS encoding type 1 glutamine amidotransferase, with translation MSQLRIVVLNAAYRDENTTRNFRRELDASLAEFDVTDGAVPDGFDYDGAVITGSRASVYWEEDWMRPLAEWVDDAIDRGMPFLGVCWGHQLLADVLGGAVTDMGVYEVGYSEVEHTGESRLFDGIDETFTVFTSHTDEVSELPPGSTSLAENDYSNHGFRKERVFGVQFHPEYDITTARGLVNRKDLSDERRETLLDDITEANYRRACEAKLVFDNFLEFVREVTATDAAPDEPPREASPRVGRTD, from the coding sequence ATGAGTCAGCTTCGGATCGTCGTCCTGAACGCAGCGTATCGGGACGAGAATACGACGCGGAATTTTCGGCGCGAACTCGACGCGTCACTGGCGGAATTCGACGTCACGGACGGGGCCGTACCGGACGGCTTCGACTACGACGGGGCCGTGATCACCGGCTCTCGAGCGTCGGTGTACTGGGAGGAAGACTGGATGCGGCCGCTCGCGGAGTGGGTCGACGACGCGATCGATCGCGGGATGCCGTTTCTGGGCGTTTGCTGGGGCCACCAGCTCCTGGCCGACGTCCTCGGCGGCGCCGTCACGGATATGGGGGTCTACGAGGTCGGGTACAGCGAGGTCGAACATACCGGCGAATCACGGCTGTTCGACGGCATCGACGAAACGTTCACCGTCTTCACCAGCCACACCGACGAAGTGTCCGAACTCCCGCCGGGGAGCACCTCCCTCGCCGAAAACGACTACTCGAACCACGGTTTCCGCAAGGAACGGGTCTTCGGGGTCCAGTTCCACCCGGAGTACGACATCACGACCGCACGCGGCCTCGTCAATCGGAAGGACCTCTCCGACGAGCGCCGCGAGACGCTCCTCGACGACATAACGGAGGCGAACTACCGGCGGGCGTGCGAGGCGAAACTCGTGTTCGATAACTTCCTCGAGTTCGTCCGCGAGGTAACTGCGACCGACGCCGCACCCGACGAACCGCCACGTGAAGCGTCGCCGCGAGTCGGTCGAACCGACTGA
- a CDS encoding class I adenylate-forming enzyme family protein: protein MTLSLARRAAHFPDRTAVIDISEERRDAPAGTIDEDRVSYGELSALAARTATSLSARGIGPGDTVCLVTRNRVVSLALFFACRRLGATFAPISHLLTPASVERPFDALVPDLVVAEPAQRDLVRSIPYDRIVTLEKLAETVGDPRDPDDDSPKPDPVLALHGESGRPVVGFSDGAVERNCLTAVVAWGLAANDVVPLPTPLAAADGLVRVALSVLYVGATLVIDRAFDPADAVTATAAESATFLAGREQAIRAIAAESGFEAAADSLERVVCEGPVATDVAGAYRDRGVEFARAYGRLECPTALSQGFVADRSESAADGSGVGRPVPDCRVRLVDSDGTVLSGAATGRLQLSGPMVADGYFPSSGPLEERDESDESGRGGADRPADIGRFTDGWFDTGERFHRDENGTYHPQ from the coding sequence GTGACCCTCTCGCTTGCGCGGCGGGCAGCGCACTTCCCGGATCGGACCGCGGTCATCGACATCTCCGAGGAGCGGCGGGATGCCCCCGCGGGGACGATCGACGAGGACCGGGTCTCCTACGGCGAACTGTCGGCGCTCGCGGCGAGGACGGCCACGTCTCTCTCGGCGCGTGGAATCGGACCCGGCGATACGGTCTGTCTCGTCACGCGCAACCGAGTCGTCTCGCTCGCCCTCTTTTTCGCGTGTCGGCGCCTGGGTGCGACGTTCGCGCCCATCTCTCATCTGCTGACGCCCGCCTCGGTCGAGCGGCCGTTCGACGCCCTGGTGCCCGACCTGGTCGTCGCCGAACCCGCCCAGCGTGATCTGGTGCGGTCGATCCCATACGATCGGATCGTGACGCTCGAGAAACTGGCCGAGACCGTCGGCGATCCCCGCGATCCGGACGACGACTCGCCGAAGCCGGACCCGGTGCTGGCGCTGCACGGCGAATCGGGTCGTCCGGTCGTCGGCTTTTCCGATGGCGCCGTCGAGCGGAACTGTCTCACGGCCGTCGTCGCGTGGGGACTCGCCGCGAACGACGTCGTCCCGCTTCCGACCCCGCTCGCGGCTGCAGACGGCCTCGTTCGGGTGGCGCTGTCGGTGCTCTACGTCGGCGCCACGCTCGTGATCGATCGCGCGTTCGACCCCGCGGATGCCGTGACAGCGACGGCCGCCGAAAGCGCGACGTTTCTGGCGGGGCGCGAGCAGGCGATCCGGGCGATCGCGGCCGAATCGGGATTCGAGGCGGCCGCCGACTCCCTCGAGCGCGTCGTCTGCGAGGGACCGGTCGCCACTGACGTGGCCGGTGCCTATCGAGACCGCGGCGTGGAATTCGCACGGGCGTACGGCCGCCTCGAGTGTCCGACCGCCCTGAGCCAGGGGTTCGTCGCGGATCGATCCGAGTCGGCGGCCGACGGGTCCGGTGTCGGTCGCCCGGTCCCTGATTGTCGAGTCCGACTGGTCGATAGCGACGGAACCGTTCTCTCCGGCGCGGCGACCGGTCGCCTCCAGCTTTCGGGACCGATGGTCGCCGACGGCTACTTCCCCAGCTCCGGTCCGCTCGAGGAACGGGACGAATCCGACGAATCTGGACGTGGCGGTGCCGATCGGCCCGCTGATATCGGACGGTTCACCGACGGCTGGTTCGACACCGGCGAACGATTCCATCGGGACGAAAACGGCACCTATCACCCGCAGTGA
- a CDS encoding alpha/beta fold hydrolase, producing MPTASNEGVSLYYDRDGKGDPVVFVSEAGLGGWLWGWQHAALAGPYEVVVWDLRGTGRSDAPDGPYTLETLVADLEAVLSDCGIRNGHLVGCGLGGAIALSAARSSNRVETLTLFGTAPRGDALALEALFASPDDRRALRESLEAGLSAAFLESQPDVRDGIVDWRADGDADRAGWQAQVAALDGFDATDWLVEVTQPTRVIHGGADELVSPADGRDLARRLPRGTFWELEGAGHLCFVERSRTVNDRLRGFLEDGTNEST from the coding sequence ATGCCGACCGCATCGAACGAGGGCGTCTCGCTGTATTACGACCGCGACGGCAAGGGTGACCCCGTCGTCTTCGTTTCCGAAGCGGGTCTCGGCGGCTGGCTCTGGGGCTGGCAACACGCCGCCCTCGCCGGTCCCTACGAGGTCGTCGTCTGGGATCTCCGCGGGACGGGCCGCTCGGACGCCCCCGACGGGCCCTACACCCTCGAGACGCTCGTCGCCGACCTCGAGGCGGTGCTGTCCGACTGCGGGATCCGAAACGGTCACCTCGTGGGATGCGGACTCGGCGGTGCGATCGCGCTGTCTGCGGCACGGTCGTCGAATCGCGTCGAGACGCTCACGCTCTTCGGAACCGCCCCGCGGGGAGACGCGCTGGCGCTCGAGGCCCTGTTCGCCTCGCCGGACGACCGGCGGGCGCTCCGGGAGTCGCTCGAGGCGGGACTCTCGGCCGCGTTCCTCGAGTCACAGCCGGACGTCCGGGACGGCATCGTCGACTGGCGGGCCGACGGTGACGCCGATCGAGCGGGGTGGCAGGCCCAGGTCGCTGCGCTCGACGGATTCGACGCGACCGACTGGCTGGTCGAGGTGACCCAGCCGACGCGGGTGATCCACGGCGGCGCGGACGAACTGGTCTCTCCGGCGGACGGCCGGGACCTCGCGCGACGGCTGCCCCGCGGGACGTTCTGGGAACTCGAGGGGGCGGGTCACCTCTGTTTCGTCGAACGCTCGCGAACGGTCAACGATCGGTTGCGCGGGTTTCTCGAGGACGGGACGAACGAGTCGACGTGA
- the alaS gene encoding alanine--tRNA ligase — protein MSELADEYRLEYFEEEGFERKECPTCGAHFWTRDHGRETCGEPPCEEYGFIDNAGFEESYSLEEMREAFLSFFEANDHERIDPYPVAANRWRDDVLLTQASIYDFQPLVTSGQTPPPANPLCVSQPCIRMQDIDNVGKTGRHTMAFEMMAHHAFNTREDVPEDEYAYHGEVYWKDRTVELCDSFFDSLGVDLEEVIYIEDPWVGGGNAGPAIEVIYRGVELATLVFMSMEQDPDGEYEMKDGNRYSPMDTYIVDTGYGLERWTWVSQGTPTVYEAVYPDMIAFLKDNAGIEHTAEQEDLIHRAAKLAGHMDIDEAEDMETARGEIAAELDVDADDLEALMEPLEDIYAIADHCRTLAYMLGDGIVPSNVGTGYLARMVLRRTKRLCDTAGVDAPLDELVDMQAERLEYQNRDTIRDIVRTEVEKYRETLERGGRRVESLAEEYATKGEPIPTDELIELYDSHGIQPDMVAEIAEETGASVDVPDDFYSLVAKRHDTPEAVAETDEGERDRFEDLPETEKLYYDDQERTQFEAVVLDVFEREDGYDVVLDQTMFYPEGGGQPSDTGTLSTDDTSVEIEDVQIVDGVILHRTDEDPGKGELVNGQIDGERRRQLMRHHTATHIVIHSARQVLGDHIRQAGAQKGVESSRIDLRHYDRISREEVKAIENRANEIVMNNTAVSQEWPDRHDAEAEHGFDLYQGGIPPGEQIRLIHVEADVQACGGTHVARTGDIGAIKVLTTERVQDGVERITFAAGAAALEATQRTEDALYEAAEILDVSPDAVPETADRFFEEWKGRGKQIEDLKEQLAEARAGGGGGGEEVEVGDTTAVVDRIDADMDELRATANALVEEDRIAVLGSGANGAQFVVAVPDDVGVNAGEVVGELAGRVGGGGGGPPDFAQGGGPNVDDLDDALEDAPDVLRQILNA, from the coding sequence ATGAGCGAACTGGCGGACGAATACCGCCTCGAGTACTTCGAGGAGGAAGGATTCGAGCGCAAAGAGTGCCCGACGTGTGGCGCTCACTTCTGGACGCGCGATCACGGCAGGGAAACCTGCGGCGAGCCCCCCTGCGAGGAGTACGGCTTCATCGACAACGCCGGTTTCGAGGAGTCGTACAGTCTCGAGGAGATGCGCGAGGCCTTCCTCTCTTTCTTCGAGGCCAACGACCACGAGCGAATCGACCCGTATCCGGTCGCGGCGAACCGCTGGCGTGACGACGTCCTGCTGACTCAGGCGTCGATCTACGACTTCCAGCCGCTGGTGACGAGCGGGCAGACCCCGCCGCCGGCCAACCCGCTGTGTGTCTCACAGCCCTGCATCCGCATGCAGGACATCGACAACGTCGGCAAGACGGGCCGGCACACGATGGCCTTCGAGATGATGGCCCATCACGCGTTCAACACGCGCGAGGACGTCCCGGAGGACGAGTACGCCTACCACGGCGAGGTGTACTGGAAAGATCGAACCGTCGAACTCTGCGACAGCTTCTTCGACTCGCTGGGCGTCGATCTCGAGGAGGTCATCTATATCGAGGACCCGTGGGTCGGCGGCGGAAACGCCGGCCCCGCGATCGAGGTCATCTACCGCGGCGTCGAACTCGCCACGCTAGTCTTCATGTCCATGGAGCAAGACCCCGACGGCGAGTACGAGATGAAAGACGGGAACCGCTACAGCCCGATGGACACCTACATCGTCGACACCGGATACGGGCTCGAGCGGTGGACCTGGGTCTCGCAGGGAACGCCGACCGTCTACGAGGCGGTCTATCCCGACATGATCGCCTTCCTGAAGGACAATGCGGGGATCGAGCACACGGCCGAGCAGGAGGATCTCATTCACCGGGCCGCCAAACTCGCGGGCCACATGGATATCGACGAGGCCGAGGACATGGAGACCGCCCGCGGCGAGATCGCCGCCGAACTCGACGTCGACGCCGACGATCTCGAGGCCCTGATGGAGCCGCTCGAGGACATCTACGCGATCGCAGACCACTGTCGGACGCTCGCGTACATGCTCGGCGACGGAATCGTTCCCTCGAACGTCGGGACGGGCTATCTCGCGCGAATGGTCCTCCGACGCACCAAGCGCCTCTGTGACACCGCCGGCGTCGACGCGCCCCTCGACGAACTGGTCGACATGCAAGCCGAGCGCCTCGAGTACCAGAACCGCGACACGATCCGCGACATCGTCCGCACCGAGGTCGAAAAGTACCGCGAGACGCTCGAGCGCGGGGGTCGTCGAGTCGAAAGCCTGGCCGAAGAGTACGCGACGAAAGGCGAGCCGATTCCCACCGACGAGCTGATCGAACTCTACGACTCTCACGGGATCCAGCCGGACATGGTCGCCGAAATCGCCGAGGAGACGGGTGCGTCCGTCGACGTCCCGGACGACTTCTACAGCCTCGTCGCGAAGCGCCACGACACGCCCGAGGCCGTCGCCGAAACCGACGAGGGCGAACGCGATCGCTTCGAGGACCTCCCGGAGACGGAGAAACTCTACTACGACGACCAGGAGCGAACCCAGTTCGAGGCGGTCGTCCTCGACGTCTTCGAGCGTGAGGACGGCTACGACGTCGTCCTCGATCAGACGATGTTCTACCCCGAAGGCGGCGGCCAACCCTCGGATACGGGGACGCTCTCGACGGACGACACGTCCGTCGAGATCGAAGACGTTCAGATCGTCGACGGCGTCATCCTTCATCGGACCGACGAGGACCCGGGGAAGGGCGAACTGGTCAACGGGCAGATCGACGGCGAACGCCGCCGGCAGCTCATGCGCCATCACACGGCGACCCACATCGTCATCCACTCGGCCCGACAGGTGCTCGGCGACCACATCCGACAGGCCGGCGCCCAGAAGGGCGTCGAGAGTTCCCGGATCGATCTCCGCCACTACGATCGGATCTCACGCGAGGAGGTCAAAGCCATCGAGAACCGCGCGAACGAGATCGTCATGAACAACACCGCGGTCAGCCAGGAGTGGCCCGATCGACACGACGCGGAGGCCGAACACGGCTTCGATCTCTACCAGGGCGGTATCCCGCCGGGCGAGCAGATCCGCCTCATTCACGTCGAAGCGGACGTCCAGGCCTGCGGCGGCACCCACGTCGCCCGGACCGGCGACATCGGCGCGATCAAAGTGCTCACCACCGAGCGCGTCCAGGACGGCGTCGAACGCATCACGTTCGCCGCGGGAGCGGCCGCCCTCGAGGCCACCCAGCGCACGGAAGACGCCCTCTACGAGGCCGCCGAGATCCTCGACGTGTCGCCCGACGCGGTTCCCGAGACCGCCGATCGGTTCTTCGAGGAGTGGAAAGGTCGCGGCAAGCAGATCGAAGACCTGAAAGAACAACTCGCCGAGGCTCGCGCCGGAGGCGGTGGCGGCGGCGAGGAAGTCGAGGTCGGCGACACGACCGCCGTCGTCGATCGGATCGACGCCGACATGGACGAACTGCGAGCGACCGCCAACGCCCTCGTCGAGGAGGATCGGATCGCCGTGCTCGGCAGCGGCGCGAACGGCGCGCAGTTCGTCGTGGCCGTCCCGGACGACGTGGGCGTCAACGCCGGCGAGGTCGTCGGCGAACTCGCCGGCCGCGTCGGCGGCGGCGGTGGCGGTCCGCCGGACTTCGCACAGGGCGGCGGCCCCAACGTCGACGACCTGGACGACGCGCTCGAGGACGCTCCCGACGTTCTCCGCCAGATTCTGAACGCCTGA
- a CDS encoding PAS domain-containing protein: MTQPPATTRPRTILYVAATDDAASDGAAALENVDAAPDRSVRPATTVERVRNWSPAVDCVVFAETPTTAAGSNLLEMVDACGSTPLVLFSDPSYAATAARSTDGIDGYVRRGTDDAVAHLADEIEWVCSGGTDLDSADDTEREAEPIDATGKTTAATNASTARFIGSLAELAACRDRESLFEEVVETVADSLDRDYCWLSTVQFGQFTPRATAPAVPDDDLEVLSCSGPLGDALGTDEPIRFDRVGVGAGAEVEAPFEGIESLCCVPVGDIGLLLVAADEPTAFDQRDCELLGSWGRVATALLERIDAEAASETQHDRLRVERDRLRSERDRLQASRDHLSAERDDLAAERDRYRTFFENAPEPVIRYEVDDGQPVVRTVNEAFREVFGTDLEAVVDEPVDEETVPPGLEHRRKTLLESLRSGERRQLVSRRETVDGVREFLLTLVPIESEADGAVEDAETDDENAEIDDWDTETRARYTEIDGGFAEPGDPSDDRADTTREGLIVYRDVTEINRRERELAAAESRLETIAALVDDDVRTPLIVARGYLELAAETGDREHFAEVDEAQERLRELVDRVVSIARHDAVVVETEPVAIHDVARRAWVAVETGDARLVTRSTENRVLEADKSQLRELFERLFQAVVDGDSFDDERDGTAGSGGATAVVTVGATDDGFYVARRAPETAALGGEGGLETDPVPGRLAAADGTGFGLGSVEHIADAHGWSVGVAEDEGRIAFAFRGVDARDVD, translated from the coding sequence ATGACGCAGCCGCCAGCGACCACCCGACCCCGAACGATCCTCTACGTCGCAGCGACCGACGACGCGGCGAGCGACGGCGCCGCCGCGCTCGAGAACGTCGACGCCGCGCCGGATCGGTCGGTCCGACCGGCGACGACGGTCGAACGCGTCCGTAACTGGTCTCCCGCGGTTGACTGCGTCGTCTTCGCCGAAACGCCGACGACCGCAGCGGGCTCGAATCTGCTCGAGATGGTCGACGCGTGCGGTTCGACGCCGCTCGTGCTCTTTTCGGACCCGTCGTATGCGGCCACGGCCGCACGGTCGACGGACGGCATCGACGGCTACGTTCGCCGCGGCACCGACGACGCCGTCGCGCACCTCGCCGACGAGATCGAGTGGGTCTGCAGCGGCGGAACCGACCTCGACTCGGCGGACGACACCGAACGCGAGGCCGAACCGATCGACGCGACCGGCAAAACGACGGCCGCGACGAACGCGTCGACCGCCCGGTTCATCGGGTCGCTCGCCGAACTGGCCGCCTGTCGCGACCGCGAGTCCCTCTTCGAGGAGGTAGTCGAGACCGTCGCCGACAGCCTGGATCGCGACTACTGTTGGCTCTCCACGGTTCAGTTCGGTCAGTTCACCCCGCGAGCGACCGCGCCGGCCGTCCCGGACGACGACCTCGAGGTCCTCTCGTGTTCGGGCCCGCTCGGTGACGCCCTCGGAACGGACGAGCCGATCCGGTTCGACCGCGTCGGGGTCGGGGCCGGCGCCGAGGTCGAAGCGCCGTTCGAGGGGATCGAATCGCTGTGTTGCGTCCCAGTCGGCGACATCGGACTGCTACTGGTGGCTGCCGACGAGCCGACGGCGTTCGACCAGCGCGACTGCGAGCTCCTCGGGTCGTGGGGACGGGTCGCGACCGCCCTCCTCGAGCGAATCGACGCGGAAGCCGCGTCCGAGACGCAGCACGATCGACTGCGTGTGGAACGGGACCGGCTGCGATCGGAACGGGACCGGTTGCAAGCGTCTCGGGATCACTTGTCGGCCGAGCGAGACGACCTCGCTGCCGAACGCGACCGCTATCGGACGTTCTTCGAAAACGCGCCGGAGCCGGTGATCCGCTACGAGGTCGACGACGGCCAACCCGTCGTCAGGACCGTCAACGAAGCGTTTAGGGAGGTCTTTGGCACCGATCTCGAGGCGGTCGTCGACGAGCCGGTCGACGAGGAAACCGTTCCGCCGGGGCTCGAGCACCGCCGGAAGACGCTGCTCGAATCGCTCCGGTCGGGCGAGCGTCGACAGCTCGTCAGCCGCCGGGAAACCGTCGACGGAGTGCGCGAATTCCTGCTCACACTGGTCCCGATCGAATCGGAGGCCGACGGAGCCGTCGAAGACGCCGAAACGGACGACGAGAACGCCGAAATCGACGACTGGGACACCGAAACGCGTGCCAGGTACACCGAAATCGACGGCGGATTCGCCGAACCGGGCGATCCCTCGGACGACCGCGCCGACACCACCCGGGAGGGACTGATCGTCTACAGGGACGTCACCGAGATCAACCGCCGCGAACGCGAACTCGCCGCCGCGGAGTCGCGACTCGAGACGATCGCCGCGCTGGTCGACGACGACGTCCGAACCCCGCTGATCGTCGCCCGCGGCTATCTCGAACTCGCGGCGGAGACCGGCGACAGGGAACACTTCGCGGAGGTCGACGAGGCCCAGGAGCGGCTGCGAGAGCTGGTCGATCGGGTCGTCTCGATCGCCCGACACGACGCCGTGGTCGTCGAGACCGAACCCGTCGCCATCCACGACGTCGCGCGCCGGGCCTGGGTCGCGGTCGAAACCGGGGACGCGCGCCTCGTCACACGGTCGACCGAAAATCGGGTCCTCGAGGCCGACAAATCGCAGCTTCGGGAGCTGTTCGAACGGCTGTTTCAGGCCGTCGTCGACGGAGACAGTTTCGACGACGAGCGGGACGGAACCGCTGGCTCGGGTGGCGCGACGGCGGTGGTCACCGTCGGCGCGACCGACGACGGATTCTACGTCGCTCGACGCGCCCCCGAAACCGCAGCCCTCGGTGGCGAGGGGGGACTCGAGACGGACCCCGTTCCGGGCCGACTGGCCGCGGCCGACGGCACCGGCTTCGGACTCGGCAGCGTCGAACACATCGCCGACGCCCACGGCTGGAGCGTCGGCGTTGCAGAGGACGAGGGTCGGATCGCCTTCGCGTTTCGGGGCGTCGACGCTCGCGACGTCGATTGA
- a CDS encoding SDR family oxidoreductase, whose product MNGIRDSAVIVTGASTGIGQAAALRFAEEGANVVVADVDVQDGEQTVEDIQDAGGEATFVETDVSERTDVEAMVEETVETYGGLDFAVNNAGVEGDTHPTADQPIDNWERVIDINLKGVFLGIRAELPAMLEDGGGAIVNISSTAGEVGFRGGSPYVASKHGVIGLTKTAALEYGNQDVRVNAVCPGVIQTQMVDRAAERDPEMIEQISAATPLGRIGQPEEIGDAVVWLCSDDASFVTGEALVIDGGYVSQ is encoded by the coding sequence ATGAACGGCATTCGAGACTCAGCGGTGATCGTAACTGGAGCGAGTACCGGTATTGGCCAAGCGGCGGCACTGCGGTTCGCCGAAGAGGGCGCGAACGTCGTCGTGGCGGACGTCGACGTTCAGGACGGCGAACAGACCGTCGAGGACATCCAGGATGCGGGAGGCGAGGCGACGTTCGTCGAGACGGACGTGAGTGAGCGAACGGACGTCGAGGCGATGGTCGAGGAAACCGTCGAGACGTACGGCGGGCTCGATTTCGCGGTCAACAACGCCGGCGTCGAGGGCGACACGCACCCGACGGCCGACCAGCCGATAGACAACTGGGAGCGCGTCATCGACATCAACCTCAAGGGTGTGTTCCTCGGGATCCGCGCTGAACTGCCCGCGATGCTCGAGGACGGTGGCGGCGCGATCGTCAACATCTCGTCGACCGCTGGCGAGGTCGGCTTTCGGGGAGGTAGTCCGTACGTCGCGAGCAAGCACGGCGTCATCGGGCTGACCAAGACGGCCGCCCTCGAATACGGCAACCAGGACGTCCGGGTCAACGCCGTCTGTCCCGGGGTAATCCAGACACAGATGGTCGACCGGGCGGCCGAACGCGATCCCGAGATGATAGAGCAGATCAGCGCAGCGACGCCGCTGGGCCGCATCGGCCAGCCCGAAGAAATCGGCGACGCTGTGGTCTGGCTCTGTTCGGACGACGCCTCGTTCGTGACCGGCGAAGCGTTGGTCATCGACGGCGGCTACGTGAGTCAGTAG